In the genome of Ziziphus jujuba cultivar Dongzao chromosome 10, ASM3175591v1, the window ATAAAAATCCGAGCAAAGATTCAAATCCCCAACAGTACTTATGGTCAGtgattccttccttttttttcttctttttctttgggtTTCCACTTTTGTCCCTTTTAACCGGTATGTTGCAGACAATCCAACCcactttttcctctttttgcTCTTTTGCTGGTTTGTGTCCctaatattccttttttttcttttagccttTGTGATTCTCATTCATATATGCACAAAACTTATCAAGCATGCAAGCTTTGAATGTGGGTGCGGAGTGAGAGAGTTGTTAACAAATGTCCCGGTAGACAACAAACTCTGCTGCTATTCACCATGTTAATATTCAacagacaaaaaaagaaaaagccaaaaaaaaaaaaagaggttcaaGATTCCTTCTAAAACATCGATGATGAGAAATTCAATTATTCATGTTTAAACTATATACTCTATGCCTATAGGAGGAAACACAACTTTGCACAGATGCTATGAAAAACTGTATCAGATTTTCTTTAAAGACAAAAAACTGTATAAATAAACCTTTCTACATGTAATACGATAAAAACTGTCTCCAATTGCTGATAAGATATTTCTCCCACAATAAATTGTAGCTGCTCAGGGAGTTGCATTTCTGCTTCAAAACTGTATGAACAATATATATCCATGCACTAGGACAATACTGGAAACAGAGAAGAAAAAATTGTCAAGACAAAGAAATCACTCATTTACCAAGAGAACAGAAAAGAAGAGAAGCGTGAAAATCACCGAGTGTTCTTTGTAAAAGATGAAAACAAAGAGGAAGGTAAAATCAGATGTGCTATAATGATTCATCCCAAAAAAGAGAATTAAAGAAATCAGCATATCAACAAAAAGGCTCCTTAGTCCTCACCTTTATCAGCCTTCATCACTACGAGTTGTTCAATGAATTGGCGGCATATGGGACACCTATCCGAACGGGTCCTCAATGTTTCTGCACAGTCACTGCACATGCACTGAGAAGCAGTGTGGTGTTAGAAATGTGTCATAGATAAAAGGGATCGtccaaccaaaaacaaaaactgacTCAACTTGTTGAACAAACTTAGTTTAACCTTTGGAGCATTTAGGTTAGAAAATGGAACATGAATTTGGGCACTAAGGAAGACTTATTAAACAAGATGGTCTCAGActtttctattaaattttcttCCTAATAAAAGACCTCTCTGGCACGAAGAGAATGGCATGTATCAAAATAGTGTTTCCGATATGTTCTCTCAACATGATATGGTTTATATTGCAATTAACAGGGCCTTTATTATGGAAATTGTCTTCAAGATTACAAGAATACAGATTTTCCAATTATTATTAGAACATGTATTTCTGGAACATCTGTAACGTTGCCAGTAGCTAATTTGAAAAGCATTTCACAATGAGGAACCTTGGAGACTGGCAAACCAGGATGCATGATCCAGATATGGAAACCATGAACATTTTAAGCCCAATATTGAATCTAAGACCCATTAGTTGCTGAGCTTTGTGTTCTACCATTCAAGCTAACACATGGAGATCAATATTACTACATAATATCATCCAAAAAGGTCAACAGAAAGAAATGGAATTTCTGAATAGGACAACATGCATCAGCCCAACAAGAGTAACCCACATTGTTAAATTTCAAAACTGGTTCATCACTTCATCAGATGTGCCGTTGTGATCCCTCCCTAGACCGCCATCCCATTAGAGATTTTTATggcatttaatattttatttgttttgactACCAAACCTTTTGTGACCTTAAAACAGGGTTGCATAGCACAAACAACTCAAAAAGAAGGCTGAAAAGCAAGatcaaaataaaaggaaaactaATGCAGACTGAAACCACTAAATTTTACATCAAGGAGATCAATGAGTTGGTAGCAATCTCCAACAGGTTGCCCAAAAGTGGGCCAAAGGTCAAAAATACTTGGTCACTTGCAGCAGTTCCTAAAGTATGTTTTTGCAGAAACATAAATCTGAAATAAGTCCGGAATGAATGTACCAAAAAACTAAGTCTTTACTCCCACCTCAAATGTAAATTAGCATCCTCTAGGAGAAGTCCAAAATATATGCACACATGCGGCACATTTACAGAATATCAACAAAATTCCAAGCCACGTCAAACAACCAGGTTCAAGTATTGATAATATTGTCATAGCAAGAATTAACTTTTCCTGATCCTGCAGGAAATTAATAGACAGGCTAAAAGTTGGGACTCTCACCATATGTCGACAAGGCAAAATAGTTGTGTCCTTTGGCTTAGCCATACATATGACACACTCTTTCCCTGGTTCATTGTCATCAGCACCTGCTTCACCTAAGGGGCCAATTCCATAAAGTTCAAGTAGCTCATAGCTAACCCCATCAACCCAGACGATCTGCTCAACCACCCTAACTCGAAACTGGCCCTCATTATTCTTCTCCAATATAGCTTGAGTAACCTGCGCGGCAGCAGACATAGTCTGCAAAGGTTGAATGGATTGTGCATCAGCTGAGAGAGACAGCAAGCATGTTTCAACATGGATAACAAGTGGGACAATGCCTTCTTGGAAACTTGATAGTTCATCGATATCAAAGAAACCTAGGTCAATGCCAGTTCCAGAAGGCTGAAAAAATTTCTGACTTAGACCTTTTTGAAAGGGGATTTTCCTTGGCACACAACATTCAGGGTATAATGGAGTGAATGTGCAGTTTCCCTCTTCcttagcaaagaaaaatatggtGATACTGTCATCAACAAAAAAGCGGAGAATGAAAAGAatggcattatatatatatatatatatatgaagtacCTGATAATTACCTCAAGAAAAAGTCGTTGCAGAAacgaaataaaaagaaatttagtagttttgctttttttcctttttcttgctCATTGGAGAATATATGTTTCCAAAGTTTAGAATTATCGTCCAAACTTGTTAAGTATAAACTATAATCATAAAAGTAAATGAGCAAAAAACAAGTTCGCAATTTAAAGCTTGCAGCACTTGCAAATTGCAAGTCAGAAGACACATATCAATTCATGTTGCTCAGTCTGACAATGTTAGTCCACTCACTCACATTAATAATTCCTTCAATGCATTTCCACCAGCAAAACCTTCGAAAAACCAACACGAGACAACTAAACTGAATAACTTAGTTAACACCTCAAGGAGAAACATCAAAGTCCTAATAAATCCTTACCAAATTTAAGTTAGCCATAGCATAAAGAAGTATTAACACATCCTCTACTCCAAATTCTTCTACTGCCCCTTTTTCGCAAGTTATAGGACACAATAGAAGCTTCAGTGAAAATCAATGGCTTGAATATCAAAGCAAGAAATTAGAATAGGATAAGTTTGTTTCCTTTCTGCGGTAAGCATTCTAAGtgaaaaagcaaaagcaaagacAATGTCAGAAAGTAAGACTTGTAGCATGAAAACACATTAAAGCGGAAAATAGATCAGTCATTTGCTGCTGGAAGTGATAAGCAACATTTATTACGAACATTGATCACAAACCTTAATTAATGAAAACCCCTAGCATAAAGACTTTTGAGTCATGAAGTATGTCTGGCCAAGCCGAACcagaaaagaagggaaaaaaaaaaaaatgaaaggccTCTCTGTCAATTCCACTCATCCTTATCCATTGCATAACAATTTCTTGAGAAGGTATAAGGGCTTTCATTTTACCCACAAAAGACCAGTTTCCACTGTCAGTTAAATAATTATGAACCTCCAAGACCACTTCATGATCACTAGCTTATGGCAAtaattagtttctatttattgaaTCTTACTTCCATACTTTCCTTGTTTTTTCTAACTTGTCAATTGCATAGTCCCGTATCTACAAATTTCCCTGCATCTCCAAACTAACATATATAGCTTGAGACCCGTGAACGACATCGTTAGAATTTAACATATATGAGCCGAGTTTGTAAACTTTATCAATTAGGAGATACGacttcatgaaaaaaaaaaaaaaaaaaaagtcaaaccaaAACGCGTGCTTAACAGTAACAGCTAACAAAGACGAAAGAACgaaaaaaacataaactttCACAGGATAATGGAGATTAAATAACGTATAATTAAAGAACaagaagataaaaacaaaaagtgagTAAAAGATGCATTTTTGATTTACCTGCCATCAACAATAGCATCAAAAGTGAAAGACACCAAATAATTGCCAAAATCTTTAGCATCCATAACAAGCTTGATGGTATCCTTATGCAAAACAACATAATTGTTAATCTTCTTGGCACTCACACATGGAGGTTGTGGATGAGAGGTGGACACCATCACAGAATGATCCCCATCAAACCCATTACGTGGATTGGCAAGAAGCAACATGGGTTGTGAGTAATTGCGGGAATCAGAGGCAACCGAACTAACTGGAATCGAATTGACAGCGTAGAAATAACTTGGCTGTGgtgaagacgaagaagaagaagaagaacaaggagTAGTAGTTCGTAAGTCCCATAAATCGAAATCCCAAGAAGACGATGAAGGATGGGGAAGCGTCTCTAAGAAATCAACCATAGgaaaaggaggaggaggaggaggaggaagagagaCTAAATTCGAAGccagaggaggaggaggaggaggtggtggtggtggtggcagcGGCGACGGCGGCAGAGGACTAGAAGGAGAAGGAGGGGAACGAGGAAGATGAATAGGACTTCGAGGTGGCAGAGTTGAACCTGGTGGTGGAGGAGGAGCGAGTATAACAAAACGTGAAGTAGTAGCAGTAAAACGATATGGAAGAggcggaggaggaggaggagtagGAGTAGGAGTAGGAGGAGGCAGAGGAAGAGGAtaaagaggaggaggaggaggaggaggaggaggagaagaagaagaagaagatgaagatgaagatgaagatgaaggaggATGTAAAGAAGAAAACTGTGAACGGAAAGGAAGAGATTGGGGttgtcgttgttgttgttgttgttggttatggtggtggtgatggtctTGGTCGTTTTCTTGAtttctcctccttcttcttattcttctacttAGCGAGAGACCCATCTCACATACAGACTGGTAGTGGCAGTAACAGTCTCAGCACAGCCAAAATCTGTATCATCGTTGGGTTTGGCACTCCGACGACCAAAGTCAAACATTCcattttttgcattttcttcGAATTTAagcaactctctctctctttcttgccCTCTCAGTCTCTCTGCCGCATGAGTCTGACTAGGAAGATCATCaaccaaaaacaataaaataaaactaaagggTGTTGCTAAGCATCGCTCAACAAATATatactgtttttttcttttttactttatgGATTTAATTAAAGTGAGATTTCCTCCAATTAGAGTTTATTGAAGGaaagtcataaaaaaaaaaaaaaaaacagccgTATAACGCGCAAATAGCCATGGAAATGGAATTCCAATTTTCAATTCTCAATTCGGATTGggcacataaaaaaaaaattaaaaaagaaattaaaatttctgCACAAACTTTGTAAATAGAAATGGGTAATTACAGAttctttaaaaatggaaaatatgaaGGAGGAGGAACATTTCCAGGTGAGCATTCAAAACATCGTACTAAACTACCTGAAAGGCAATAATATTGTTTGTTTGTCTGTttgcgttttttttttaaatgaatccaaagatgatttattttgttgatttaatGCTTTTGGGTTGTTTCTTTTGGGCTCTAAATTTGATAATCCATTTGGTTACAAATATATGGGCTCCAACAGCCCGACCCAACAGAATCCAAGTCCCTCATCTGACGGTGacagatttttttctttaactctccgatgatgaaaaa includes:
- the LOC107412038 gene encoding probable E3 ubiquitin-protein ligase LUL4, producing MGLSLSRRIRRRRRNQENDQDHHHHHNQQQQQQRQPQSLPFRSQFSSLHPPSSSSSSSSSSSSSPPPPPPPPPLYPLPLPPPTPTPTPPPPPPLPYRFTATTSRFVILAPPPPPGSTLPPRSPIHLPRSPPSPSSPLPPSPLPPPPPPPPPPPLASNLVSLPPPPPPPFPMVDFLETLPHPSSSSWDFDLWDLRTTTPCSSSSSSSSPQPSYFYAVNSIPVSSVASDSRNYSQPMLLLANPRNGFDGDHSVMVSTSHPQPPCVSAKKINNYVVLHKDTIKLVMDAKDFGNYLVSFTFDAIVDGSITIFFFAKEEGNCTFTPLYPECCVPRKIPFQKGLSQKFFQPSGTGIDLGFFDIDELSSFQEGIVPLVIHVETCLLSLSADAQSIQPLQTMSAAAQVTQAILEKNNEGQFRVRVVEQIVWVDGVSYELLELYGIGPLGEAGADDNEPGKECVICMAKPKDTTILPCRHMCMCSDCAETLRTRSDRCPICRQFIEQLVVMKADKVLS